The Brachypodium distachyon strain Bd21 chromosome 4, Brachypodium_distachyon_v3.0, whole genome shotgun sequence nucleotide sequence TGCTGGTTGTCTGTATGTGATTGTTTTTCTGGCATGCAGCCATCTCTCTCACTTTTTCTCTTAAGGATTCACTAGCTCTGCTTATTCTGTTGTGATCTTTTTGTTGCTGTATATACCCCACTGAGGTTTTCCTTCATTGTGCAGGATTTTTTGGTTGATTTGAGATGGAAAGGGCTGCCAATTTCATACCTGGCCCTAATCAGGAGCTCCTGGATATCAAGCCATTGAGGTCTTTAGCTCCAATGTTCCCTGCACCCATGGGAGTCAACGTTAACCAGTCAAGCACCCCACCGTTGGTCTGTGTGACTCCGGTTGGCCAGTTTCCTACAGGGTTTGGTGCTGGGAACCTTCCTGCTTTTGGATCATTCACCACCTTCAATTCTACTGCGAATGGGTTTTCGCATGCAGGCACCAGTACTCATGGTCCCATTGATGCTACCCCTATCTCAGCATACAAGACAAGATCATCTGTGGATGGTGATCAGACTTCGGCATCTGAGCGCAAGGCTAAGAGGTCAGCTGGTTTGGCTGCTGACGGCTCAAATGGAGTTAAAGTCAAGCGCCCTAAGCCCATCTACAAGAATCTAGTTGCTGGCAAGGAGCTTGCGTTTTTGCCAGAATCATCTGGGAATCCTAGGGGGATTGTGGAAGCAGTTCACATGACCTTCGAGGCACTCAGACGGAGACATCTGCAGATGGATGAAACACAAGAGGCTAGCAGACGTGCAGACCTAAAAGCTGGCGCCATCATGATGGCCAGTAATATCAGGGCCAATATGGGAAAGAGGGTAGGAACTGCTCCTGGAGTTGAAATAGGGGATATCTTCTATTTCAGGATGGAGCTATGCATCATTGGGTTGCATGCTCCTAGCATGGGTGGCATCGATTACATGAGTGCTAAATTTGGAAATGATGAGGATTCTGTAGCAATATGTATTGTCGCTGCAGGTGGTTATGAGAATGAGGATGATGACCCAGATACACTGGTGTACAGTGGTTCGGGAGGTAATAGTAGGAATACTGAGGAGAGGCATGACCAGAAGCTTGAGAGGGGCAACCTCGCTCTCGAGAGGAGTTTGCACAGGAAGAATGAGATCAGGGTTGTACGGGGCTTCAAAGATCCGGCTTGCGCGACTGGGAAAATCTATATATATGATGGCCTCTATAAGATCCAAGAATCCTGGAAGGAGAGAACGAAAACTGGCATCAATTGCTTCAAGTACAGGTTGCAGCGCGAACCTGGACAGCCTGATGGAGCTGCAATATGGAAGATGACTCAGGGATGGATGCAAGATGCAGCAGCAAGAGGCAGGGTCATACTGCATGACCTATCATCTGGGGCTGAACCAATCCCAGTTTGTCTCGTCAATGAGGTAGATCATGAGAAAGGACCTGGGCATTTCACCTATGCTAATCAAGTCAAATACTTGAGACCCCGTAGTTCTATGAAACCCTTGCAGGGCTGCAGTTGCCAGAGTGTTTGCCTGCCTGGTGATGCTGATTGTGCTTGTGGAAACCATAATGGAGGTGATTTACCGTACAGCTCATTGGGACTGTTGGTTTGCCGCAAACCAGTAATATATGAATGCGGCGAAACTTGCCATTGCTCCCTTAATTGTCGTAATAGAGTGACCCAAAAAGGGATCAAGTTCCACTTTGAGGTCTTCAGGACCACAAATCGAGGCTGGGGTCTTCGCTGCTGGGAGCCTATCCGTGCTGGTGCATTTATTTGTGAGTATGTTGGTGAGGTCATTGACGAGCTGCAAGTTAATTTGAACGATAGTGAAGATGATTACATTTTTCAGACTGTGTGTCCTGGTGAGAAGACGCTAAAATGGAATTTTGGGCCTGAATTGATAGGTGAGCAAAGCACATATGTGTCAGCTGATGAATTTGTGCCATTGCCCATCAAGATAAGTGCAAAAAGCATGGGAAATATCTCACGTTTCATGAACCACGGCTGCTCCCCAAATGTCTTCTGGCAACCAGTGCAGTATGACCATGGAGATGAGAAGCACCCACATATCATGTTCTTTGCACTTAATCACATCCCTCCCATGACAGAATTAACCTATGACTATGGTGTGGCTGCAGCCGATCCCAGTCATAGAACTAAGAACTGCCTGTGTGGATCATCAACCTGTCGTGGAGTGTTTTGACTCACTCGGTGGCATGTACATTGTGGTGGATCAACATGCAAGGTAATATGTTAGGTAAGGTTCTGTGCCAGATTGGTTTGTATATTACTGAAGTATTCATCTATTCTCTTTATTACTCTAGTATGCATCCTTTACATCTGATGACAAATCATCAATATTTCTTGAGTGCCTAGTTATGTGTTGTACATTTTGTCTGTATGTTCATATCATAGAATTTGGCATTTCATCTCTGAAATTCCTGTTCGAACAAAGTGCTGCAATTACTTCCGACTGTATATGTAGTGCTGATGATGTTAATCCAAATCTTTATCTCTTTTATAGATCTCTTGCAGTTTTTTCATGTATCATCTTCTGAGTAGTATCTGATTTACATTACTTGTTTGTTCTGCCTCCTACAGATGTTTCTGCTGCTACCTTATCTATGTTTGATAACTGCTGTTACCTGCTGCTGCATGAACTGCGGAAGTCGGTTAATCATCGTCTGTTTGAACAACAAAGACAGTAAAAATTACCAGAATGCCCCGTTGCGTCAATGAAATACCTGCTTTTCGTTATGTGGCGGCTTTGTGGCCCCATCTGTGAATGCGACTGTTTCTAGCCTTAGCTTTGTCAGAAGTCGTTAACTGGACCTCTGGCTGTGTTAGCTGCGACTTGTATGACACCGTTATCTGTCCTGTAAGAACATGTTGCTTAGTCCGGTCTTTGCATCTGCTCTGGATATTTACCTGTTTGTGTTGTTGTTTGGGACCTCCGTCTGTTCAGACAAATGTTTGTGCCATCCCTTATTGCTCTTCTAATCATGACATGCCTTGTATTATCTTATTGACAGGTATGGGTGTTCTGACCTTTGAATTCTTCTTATTCTTATGACATGCCTTATCGTTCTTCGTTGGGAGATTTGGCTAAATATTACAGGCATGGGTGTTTTGAcctttgatttctttttatGATCTTTGTGCCATATAGTTTGACAACCAACTACACCCTCATTTCAAATTACAAGACAAGATGTTCAagctttgttctaagtcagatttcttaaagtttgaccaagtttatagaaaattttACTAGCatctactcccttcgtttcataaaggttggcatGGCTTTGAACTAGAAGTActactctaaattagttttatgaTCAATGAGATATTTTTTGGGAGCTCAGGACTTATTTATGATCATGCTGAGTGTGCAAGTAGCATTTCCTCCTTAGCTACTATGATGTCCATTGATCAAGAGGCATGTGTGACCACATAAATGTTCTGCTTTGGCAATTTTCTTGCTGCTCTATATGTTAAAAGTGAAGTGTTTCCCACGTTGACTTCCATAAATATACTTCTCCTGTACCAACAATTAGTTTTCTCCATGGGACTATGTTTATTCATTTTCAAAGAAATTAAACTATATATTCATCTGAAAATGTTCGGAACTAAAACTACATTTTTCGATCTTCCAGTTAACACATACTGTCATATAGAGTATTATCCTAAATGCTATGAACACCAGTCAAGTCAGCAGTTTATGATTACTGTAAAATGTAGATCATATAGAATTTGTAGATAAGggtgcaaacgggatcccgcgAAAGTCTCGCTTCTAGTTCAATTATCAAATCTCTTATTCAAATTCtgagcaaaattttgaatagaagatttgaaaaatgaactagaagcgggactttcgcgggatcccgtttgcatccCTATTTGTAGAAAGATGGAACATGAATCTAAAAAATGTAATCATCTATGAATTGTTTATTAATAATAATACACATGCCGCAAAAATCACTCTATTCTTTTTTACGGCATTGATCCATGGCTTGAACCACAGGGCAGCCAAGCATGGAAATAGAAAACATTAATCGGtggcctaaaaaaaacattgatcAGTggtctcgaaaaaaaaagaaaacattaaTCAGTGgtctcgaaaaaaaagaaaacatcaaTGGCATTATTATTTGCTTCCTTGTTTGTACTAGGTgccctatatatatatccattcATATCCTCTTGTACCTATCAAGAGGCAATAGCAGTAAATATTAATTAACATTGAATCACATAAGATAgactatccaaattagtttgggagcacctaaaaaaaatcaataaacaaaagaagacaGGAACAGCATCTTCTCCCAAACTCTGTCCCATGGAGAAACTTCATCTGCTAATTCTGGTTCTTCTTCCCATACTTCTTGGGTTACCTCTGGTATACATGCTAAGGCCAGAGGGGATCAGAAGGAAGCTGAGGAAGCAGGGTGTGAGGGGGTCCCAAGCCTAGTTTGTTCCATGGCAACACCCAGGAGATTGAGAGGATCAGACAGGAGCTAGCATCTGATGAACAGAAGCAGGACACCAACAACTACATGTCCACTCTCTTCCCTCACTTGCTTCTCTGGAGAGAAGCATATGGTA carries:
- the LOC100832905 gene encoding histone-lysine N-methyltransferase, H3 lysine-9 specific SUVH1, coding for MERAANFIPGPNQELLDIKPLRSLAPMFPAPMGVNVNQSSTPPLVCVTPVGQFPTGFGAGNLPAFGSFTTFNSTANGFSHAGTSTHGPIDATPISAYKTRSSVDGDQTSASERKAKRSAGLAADGSNGVKVKRPKPIYKNLVAGKELAFLPESSGNPRGIVEAVHMTFEALRRRHLQMDETQEASRRADLKAGAIMMASNIRANMGKRVGTAPGVEIGDIFYFRMELCIIGLHAPSMGGIDYMSAKFGNDEDSVAICIVAAGGYENEDDDPDTLVYSGSGGNSRNTEERHDQKLERGNLALERSLHRKNEIRVVRGFKDPACATGKIYIYDGLYKIQESWKERTKTGINCFKYRLQREPGQPDGAAIWKMTQGWMQDAAARGRVILHDLSSGAEPIPVCLVNEVDHEKGPGHFTYANQVKYLRPRSSMKPLQGCSCQSVCLPGDADCACGNHNGGDLPYSSLGLLVCRKPVIYECGETCHCSLNCRNRVTQKGIKFHFEVFRTTNRGWGLRCWEPIRAGAFICEYVGEVIDELQVNLNDSEDDYIFQTVCPGEKTLKWNFGPELIGEQSTYVSADEFVPLPIKISAKSMGNISRFMNHGCSPNVFWQPVQYDHGDEKHPHIMFFALNHIPPMTELTYDYGVAAADPSHRTKNCLCGSSTCRGVF